One Cryptococcus neoformans var. grubii H99 chromosome 3, complete sequence genomic region harbors:
- a CDS encoding D-lactate dehydrogenase encodes MTAARIVSRVAARALGRSSLHPLPRSTLAPTKLSPTAYTSVRLGSTLPPRADFTKPTEEHIKELRALLSSNASLISTIDGSASPDELQAFNDDWMNKYHGKGPIVVKPKTTEEVSKVMKYCYDKGLAVVPQGGNTGLVGGSNPVHDEIILNLSNLSQIRSFDPVSGIFVADAGVILEVADNYLAEQGFIFPLDLGAKGSCHIGGNVATNAGGLRLLRYGSLHGTVLGLEVVLPDGTIWNGLSKLRKDNTGFDIKQLFIGSEGTIGIITAISILCPRRPTAMNVAVFSLPSYEAVQKVFGEAKAYLGEILSAFEFFDKQSYALVKKHQEENGETRSVFEQEGDFYCLIETGGSNSEHDEAKLTALLEHLLTSELVLDGVLAQDSTQFQSIWSLRELIPESAGKAGSVYKYDVSVPVGKMYGLVEKMRERLRKQGVLEGDGNPEGPIRAVAGYGHMGDGNLHINIVANKYTEEIEKVIEPYVYEIVAENEGSISAEHGLGVMKAPYIGYSKNETSIEVMKKVKNLFDPKGLLNPYKYIV; translated from the exons ATGACAGCCGCTAGAATTGTCTCACGTGTCGCTGCCCGAGCCCTCGGGCGCTCATCTCTCCACCCCCTGCCCAGGAGCACTCTCGCCCCCACAAAACTCTCTCCTACAGCCTATACCTCTGTCCGACTCGGCTCGACTCTTCCCCCTCGTGCGGATTTCACCAAGCCTACCGAGGAACATATCAAGGAACTCCGCGCCCTCTTATCGTCTAACGCGTCTCTTATCTCAACCATCGACGGTTCTGCGAGTCCCGATGAATTGCAAGCGTTTAACGACGACTGGATGAACAAGTACCATGGCAAAGGTCCCATTGTTGTCAAACCTAAAACTACAGAGGAGGTCAGTAAGGTCATGAAGTACTGCTATGACAAGGGTCTGGCCGTTGTTCCTCAAGGTGGTAATACTGGTCTTGTTG GTGGCTCTAACCCCGTACACGATGAAATtatcctcaacctctcAAATCTCTCCCAAATCCGCTCATTCGACCCCGTCTCGGGTATCTTTGTCGCTGATGCAGGCGTTATCCTCGAAGTTGCCGATAACTACCTTGCCGAACAaggcttcatcttccctctcgATCTCGGTGCCAAGGGATCATGTCACATTGGTGGTAATGTCGCTACCAATGCGGGCGGTTTAAGATTGCTTAGGTACGGAAGCTTGCACGGTACTGTCCTTGGTCTAGAAGTTGTTTTGCCGGACGGAACTATCTGGAACGGCTTGAGCAAGCTCAGGAAAGATAACACTG GCTTCGACATCAAGCAGCTCTTCATCGGCTCTGAAGGAACTATCGGGATTATTACTgccatctccatcctttgCCCACGTCGTCCCACAGCCATGAACGTTGCCGTtttctccttgccttcctatGAGGCTGTCCAAAAGGTCTTTGGTGAAGCCAAGGCTTACCTCGGTGAGATTCTTTCTGCCTTCGAGTTCTTTGACAAGCAAAGT TACGCACTTGTCAAGAAGCACCAAGAGGAGAACGGCGAGACACGTAGCGTCTTTGAGCAAGAAGGTGATTTCTACTGTTTAATCGAGACCGGTGGTAGCAATTCTGAACATGATGAGGCC AAACTCACCGCTCTTCTCGAACACCTCCTCACCTCCGAACTTGTCCTCGACGGTGTACTCGCCCAGGACTCTACGCAATTTCAATCCATCTGGTCCCTCCGCGAACTCATTCCCGAGTCTGCGGGCAAGGCTGGATCAGTATACAAGTACGATGTGTCTGTCCCCGTGGGCAAGATGTATGGTTtggttgagaagatgagggaaaGACTCAGGAAGCAGGGTGTTCTTGAGGGTGATGGCAACCCTGAAGGGCCTATCAGAGCTGTCGCGGGCTACGGACACATGGGCGATGGTAACCTTCACATCAACATTGTCGCCAACAAGTACACtgaggagattgaaaagGTCATTGAACCTTATGTTTACGAGATCGTCG CTGAGAATGAGGGCTCCATCTCTGCGGAGCACGGTCTGGGTGTCATGAAAGCCCCTTACATCGGTTACTCAAAGAACGAGACATCTATTGAAGTCATGAAGAAAGTCAAGAACCTGTTCGATCCGAAGGGCTTACTCAACCCTTATAAATATATTGTTTAA
- a CDS encoding cysteine protease ATG4, with protein MSSPASTSPKSSFTFSPTSFPHASIASTNVRPRTNLPPPPPPDRIPPPKGRSHQQKFKILRKGKDKDKRQPTDLEDDWTIEDVTVNNGNVEQEPQYLDDVQPEENELKPEPRLVEMANREEKKEKTFKSRELVKKTSRLFGRDKDKDRDKSEEPAGSSSSTLAAMRQSSSTSTDSTTSRSITSAFTRQNSIQSRRSPRTSFGQAHSRRTSQDSQMSWPAPRSIRSSITPHDPPNDPQNSANNTGVPIPQRQGASMSSLSRYSLPQPNGNASRSPDTFPNKMSTWFSHLLPVSSESPPSSNYETSPSVRKQPSVAASLFNAARQKAVDGVRHLLDSEAQPDKCMDTIWVRGVAHPGWRPITPENGTSNLPTIEPGGGGGGVEDRRASLSMNRPSPTSLRPSSWKRNTALPPTAQPQPSTQQHTQASNQTTSPSKGFTGIWNSSTLSLGMPIGGSPNKERESGSGAESPSKKKNKEIVKWPEQFYDDFRSTVWCTYRSQYAPISSLSPNLLIPSPEAYYASFGPPLDATSPSSPRVTIPTTAAQQTASGSGGWGWSKEERGLTSDAGWGCMLRTGQSLLVNALIHVHLGRDWRVPSTPASFSEATTNQETAALKDYAKYAQMLSWFLDDPSPLCPFSVHRMALIGKELGKEVGEWFGPSTAAGALKTLANSFAPCGVAVATATDSIIYKSDVYTASNLPSDDWNSISPTFNSSKKKRGGDNKAKEGKWGKRAVLILVGIRLGLDGVNPIYYDSIKALFTFPQSVGIAGGRPSSSYYFIGSQANHLFYLDPHLTRPAIPLQVPPLPVHSAKEEGSMENSSILSTTEEESEEGVMIRTPETPRSTTPSTFSAPEQIEDEGQEEWEQGSKYKLDVVDADGAKVEEIDDDKGWNEGETIKEEIPKNAFESKGVVQDHSEKQRGSASTASVDSQVDPQMLWYTTAYPDSLLRTYHCEKIKKMPLSGLDPSMLLGFVCKDEDDFEDFVERVAQLPKKIFTVQDEMPSWEEDDDAGLESVSEPDFEGDELEEPGTAKPRFDSSSPVNEDSLKGPRVVSASTTATPLAAKEGHLDVEETNSTDDDDESIGTTTAVRPVDIARYLHRVDLSSKREQEDDDDGEWVGGTPSSQGVLVEPPSLKGTPSKSRSSALEPRHEQNGEKEQERHVFPARNRMESWVEPVCEGKEAPNGDNLL; from the exons ATGTCATCCCCGGCCTCTACATCCCCTAAATCTTCATTtaccttctctcccacctctTTTCCACATGCTTCTATAGCCTCGACCAACGTCAGGCCTCGCACGAACTTGCCtcccccacctcctcctgaTCGCATTCCTCCCCCCAAAGGACGGTCGCATCAGCAGAAGTTTAAGATCTTGAGAAAGGGTAAGGATAAGGACAAGAGACAACCTACAGATCTGGAAGATGATTGGACCATCGAAGACGTGACTGTAAATAATGGCAATGTAGAACAAGAGCCCCAATATCTGGACGACGTGCAACCGGAAGAGAACGAGTTGAAACCTGAACCGCGCTTGGTTGAAATGGCCAACcgtgaagagaagaaagagaagactTTCAAGAGCAGAGAGCTCGTGAAGAAAACGTCTCGCCTCTTTGGCCGGGATAAGGATAAAGACCGGGACAAATCTGAAGAACCTGCAGGCAGCAGTTCATCTACTCTTGCCGCTATGCGCCAATCATCGTCTACCTCGACGGATTCCACTACTTCTCGCAGCATTACCTCAGCGTTCACACGTCAAAACTCTATCCAGTCAAGACGATCCCCTCGCACGAGCTTTGGTCAAGCCCACTCTCGCCGTACCTCCCAAGATTCTCAAATGTCCTGGCCGGCGCCTAGATCAATCCGTTCATCTATAACTCCACATGATCCACCAAACGATCCTCAGAACAGCGCGAATAATACCGGTGTCCCCATCCCTCAACGACAGGGTGCTTCCAtgtcctctctctcccgtTATTCTCTCCCACAGCCCAATGGGAACGCGTCCAGAAGCCCAGATACATTTCCCAACAAAATGTCAACTTGGttctcccatctccttcccgtATCCTCCGAAtccccgccctcctccaacTACGAaacctctccttctgtACGCAAACAGCCTTCGGTTGCCGCATCATTATTCAATGCTGCAAGGCAAAAAGCAGTCGATGGAGTCAGACATTTGCTCGACTCAGAGGCACAGCCAGATAAGTGTATGGATACGATATGGGTAAGAGGTGTAGCCCATCCAGGATGGCGACCGATTACACCCGAAAATGGTACCAGCAATCTCCCTACTATTGAGCctggcggtggtggaggaggagtagAAGATAGAAGGGCATCTTTGTCCATGAACAGGCCATCGCCTACCAGTCTTCGACCGTCCTCATGGAAGCGCAACACCGCTCTTCCGCCAACTGCTCAGCCTCAACCGTCCACCCAACAACATACACAGGCAAGTAATCAGACAACCTCTCCAAGTAAAGGTTTCACCGGTATTTGGAACTCGTCGACGCTGTCGCTAGGTATGCCGATCGGTGGATCTCCTAataaagaaagagagagtGGAAGCGGGGCGGAAAGCCCgagcaaaaagaaaaacaaagAGATTGTTAAATGGCCAGAACAGT TCTACGATGACTTCAGGTCAACTGTTTGGTGCACTTATCGTAGCCAATACGCGCCCATATCATCACTTTCTCCGAATCTTCTCATCCCATCCCCAGAAGCATATTATGCTTCTTTTGGACCTCCATTAGATGCtacatctccatcctctccgcGAGTGACTATTCCTACTACCGCCGCGCAGCAAACTGCTAGCGGAAGCGGTGGATGGGGTTGGtcaaaagaagagcgagGATTAACCAGCGATGCTGGATGGGGATGTATGTTAAGGACCGGCCAAAGTCTGCTGGTGAATGCGTTGATACATGTTCATCTAGGTCGAG ATTGGCGCGTTCCGAGTACGccagcttccttctctgAAGCTACAACCAATCAGGAGACTGCTGCTCTTAAAGACTACGCCAAGTATGCCCAAATGCTTTCGTGGTTTCTTGATGACCCTTCTCCGCTCTGCCCATTCAGTGTCCATAGGATGGCCCTCATAGGTAAGGAGCTGGGCAAAGAAGTGGGCGAGTGGTTTGGGCCTAGCACGGCTGCCGGAGCATTGAA GACGCTTGCCAATTCATTTGCGCCCTGTGGAGTCGCTGTAGCCACCGCAACGGATTCAATAATCTACAAATCCGATGTCTATACTGCCTCTAACCTTCCTTCTGATGACTGGAATAGTATAAGCCCCACTTTCAACTCTagtaaaaagaaaaggggcGGCGATAACAAAgcgaaggaaggaaaatggGGTAAAAGGGCGGTGCTCATTCTCGTTGGGATACGACTCGGACTCGATGGCGTCAATCCTATCTACTACGACTCTATTAAA GCCCTATTTACGTTCCCACAGTCGGTGGGTATCGCTGGTGGCcgcccttcatcttcctaTTACTTTATCGGCTCTCAAGCGAATCATCTCTTCTATCTGGATCCACACTTAACGCGCCCCGCTATTCCGCTTCAAGTTCCACCATTGCCTGTCCATTCtgcaaaggaagaaggatcaATGGAAAACAGCAGTATACTGAGCACAACCGAAGAAGAGTCTGAAGAAGGTGTGATGATACGCACCCCGGAAACACCAAGGTCGACCACCCCATCCACGTTCTCGGCTCCTGAGCAGATAGAGGATGAAGGCCAGGAAGAGTGGGAGCAGGGCTCCAAGTATAAGTTGGATGTGGTGGATGCTGACGGTGCTAAagtggaagagattgatgatgataaagGCTGGAATGAAGGGGAAACGataaaggaagagataCCAAAGAATGCTTTCGAGTCGAAGGGGGTTGTCCAGGACCATTCGGAGAAGCAGAGAGGTTCTGCCTCTACTGCTTCTGTCGATTCGCAGGTCGATCCGCAGATGCTTTGGTATACCACCGCCTACCCTGATTCTTTGCTGAGGACCTATCACTGCGAGAAAATTAAGAAAATGCCACTTTCGGGATTAGACCCAAGCATGTTACTTGGGTTTGTCTgtaaggatgaggatgatttCGAAGATTTTGTGGAGCGAGTAGCCCAG TTGCCCAAGAAGATCTTTACAGTACAAGACGAAATGCCATcatgggaggaagatgacgacgCAGGTCTCGAATCTGTCTCAGAGCCCGATTTTGAAGGAGACGAATTGGAAGAGCCCGGAACAGCAAAACCTCGTTTcgactcttcctctcccgTCAACGAAGATAGCCTCAAAGGCCCCAGGGTCGTTTCAGCGAGCACGACTGCTACACCTCTTGCTGCAAAAGAAGGTCACCTTGATGTAGAGGAAACAAATAGCacagatgatgacgatgagtcTATTGGTACCACCACGGCTGTCCGACCTGTGGATATCGCCCGATATCTCCATAGGGTCGATCTCTCTTCGAAGAGGgaacaagaagatgatgatgatggggagTGGGTTGGAGGGACACCTTCAAGTCAAGGGGTACTTGTTGAACCTCCTTCGCTAAAGGGAACTCCGTCGAAATCAAGATCATCCGCCCTTGAACCTCGCCACGAACagaatggagaaaaggaacAAGAGAGACATGTTTTCCCGGCGAGGAACAGGATGGAGAGCTGGGTTGAACCTGTATgtgaagggaaggaagcgCCGAACGGCGATAATTTGTTGTAA
- a CDS encoding translation initiation factor 3 subunit G: MADSKQSNRDWAADDVDADELPPTTESTDADGITTIVSWKYNADDQKVKVTRRVRRRLQVSTVTQTMAERKQWPKFGLDKGKPPGPDRKTTIIGENLHFKIAPISKIQRVEPEQETAAKAPTGKAVVCRLCSGQHYTARCPFREQLAAIDNLNADGAEEEQVVVSGTLAAKGAGETGGKYVPPSQRAGATGAGESMFRARDELPTLRVTSLSLDAEEDDLRALFQPFAKNGKLGRANIVRDRNTRVSKGLAFVSFESKRDAEAAMAHLNGRGYDSLILEVAWSQPRGERT; the protein is encoded by the exons ATGGCCGACTCAAAGCA ATCCAACCGCGACTGGGCTGCCGATGATGTGGATG CCGATGAGCTTCCCCCAACTACCGAATCTACCGACGCCGATGGTATCACAACTATTGTTAGCTGGAAGTACAATGCGGATGATCAAAAGGTCAAGGTGACCAGGAGAGTGAGGAGACGGTTGCAGGTGTCCACTGTGACTCAGACAATGGCGGAAAGGAAGCAGTGGCCAAA GTTCGGTCTCGACAAGGGAAAGCCTCCTGGACCCGATAGAAAGACTACCATCATCGGAGAGAATCTTCATTTCAAGATCGCCCCCATCAGCAAG ATTCAGCGTGTTGAACCCGAACAAGAAACAGCTGCCAAGGCTCCCACCGGAAAGGCTGTTGTTTGTCGACTCTGTAGTGGTCAACATTACACTGCCAGATGTCCTTTCAGGGAACAGCTTGCGGCTATCGACAATCTCAATGCAGACggagcagaggaagagcaggtTGTTGTTTCTGGAACTCTGGCGGCCAAGGGTGCTGGGGAGACAGGTGGCAAATACGTCCCTCC ATCTCAACGAGCAGGGGCTACTGGTGCTGGCGAGTCAATGTTCCGAGCACGAGACGAGCTTCCTACCCTTCGTGTCacctccctttccctcgatgccgaagaagacgatcTTCGGGCTTTGTTCCAACCTTTCGCCAAGAACGGCAAGCTTGGAAGGGCCAATATCGTCAGGGATCGCAACACGAGAGTCAGCAAGGGTTTGGCGTTCGTCAGTTTCGAGAGCAAGAGAGATGCCGAGGCCGCTATGGCTCACTTGAATGGTCGCG GTTACGATTCATTGATCTTGGAGGTCGCCTGGTCACAACCTCGAGGGGAACGAACGTAA
- a CDS encoding ribonucleoside-diphosphate reductase subunit M2, with the protein MATLHQAPPPHRKFGTASRSSSVCSSASTEDSLGGISRINDVRPIYNSSNVSLENKTDATRITPPISPRSLGTERSDSNKSGKPAGEDKVTRKFPEEEEEDILRESDSRFVLFPIKYNEIWQAYKHAQASFWTAEELDFGHDLIDWHDRMTEQERFFILRILAFFAASDGIVGENIVSQFSLEVQIAEARAFYSFQSMIEQVHSETYSLLIETYVRDAQEKDFLFRGMANIPCIKQKADWALKYITDELPFRTRLVAFACVEGIFFSGSFAAIFWLKKRGLMPGLTFSNELISRDEGMHTDFACLLYNHLKHRCSTDEVHRIVSEALAIEKQFLTDALPCALIGINAHLMCQYMEFVADRLVVDLGYPKIYNATNPFDWMELISLQGKANFFESRVSAYQKANVSRTGTPSGQKEDERLTRRVFRTDADF; encoded by the exons ATGGCAACCCTACATCAAGCTCCACCGCCACACCGCAAGTTTGGCACAGCATCTCGTTCATCCTCGGTCTGCTCCTCAGCAAGTACTGAAGACAGCCTTGGCGGCATCTCTCGGATCAATGACGTTCGGCCTATCTACAATTCTTCAAATGTGTCGCTGGAAAATAAAACGGATGCTACAAGAATCACACCTCCAATATCCCCCAGGTCGCTGGGCACTGAGAGAAGCGACAGCAATAAAAGTGGCAAGCCCGCCGGAGAGGACAAGGTGACAAGGAAATTcccagaagaggaagaggaagatatCCTGCGAGAGTCTGACTCTCGCTTCGTGCTGTTTCCCATCAAGTATAATGAG ATATGGCAAGCGTATAAACATGCCCAAGCCAGTTTTTGGACCGCTGAAGAGCTCGATTTCGGACATGACCTCATCGATTGGCATGACCGAATGACGGAACAGGAAAGATTTTTCATCCTCAGAATATTGGCATTCTTTGCAGCATCAGAtggaattgttggtg AAAATATCGTGTCACAATTCTCCCTTGAAGTTCAAATCGCAGAGGCGCGCGCATTTTATTCCTTCCAATCAATGATCGAGCAAGTGCATTCTGAGACGTACAGTCTCTTGATCGAGACATACGTTAGGGATGCgcaagagaaggatttTTTGTTTAGAGGGATGGCAAACA TCCCGTGTATAAAGCAAAAGGCTGACTGGGCATTGAAATATATCACGGATGAGCTG CCCTTCCGAACTAGACTGGTGGCTTTTGCATGCGTGGAAggcattttcttttctggGTCTTTTGCTGCAATCTTCTGGttaaagaagagagggttGATGCCTGGACTGACATTTTCGAACGAGTTGATCAGTAGGGATGAGGGGATGCATACA GACTTTGCATGTCTTTTGTATAATCACCTCAAGCACCGATGTTCGACAGATGAAGTTCACCGTATTGTCTCGGAAGCGTTGGCTATTGAGAAGCAGTTCCTTACCGATGCTCTTCCTTGTGCTTTAATAGGTATTAACGCCCAT TTGATGTGTCAATATATGGAATTTGTGGCCGACAGGCTCGTCGTTGACTTGGGCTATCCCAAGATTTACAATGCCACCAACCCTTTTGACTGGATGGAATTGATATCATTACAAGGCAAAGCTA ACTTCTTTGAGTCCCGTGTATCTGCTTATCAGAAAGCAAACGTATCCCGTACAGGGACGCCATCTGGCcaaaaagaggatgagagattGACAAGGCGGGTGTTCAGGACGGATGCGGACTTTTGA
- a CDS encoding translation machinery-associated protein 20 encodes MFKKFNPKEDVSSSTSLKSSVQRNIRSSILSQIKYLSLPAWKDQSAATEASVEPAEPAAEEKEKEEPTSGKGKGGKKGGKGKGGKGKGKDKEEKEDKEDEGEGAGVESVLDEFWPKKEALGLTKCHDRISIFTIHSVPIFFQHFDGPFIPTLKLLHKYPDMLPHVQIDRGAIKFLLAGANMMAPGLLSAGGKLPDGLEKDTIVAIQAEGKQHACGIGKLVASSADIKKAGKGVAVETICWIGDDLWKVDTIGL; translated from the exons ATGTTCAAGAA ATTTAATCCCAAGGAAGATGTCTCTTCGTCTACTTCCCTCAAGTCTTCTGTTCAGCGTAATATTAGATCATCCATTCTCTCACAAATAAAATACTTGTCCCTCCCAGCTTGGAAGGATCAATCTGCCGCTACAGAGGCTTCCGTAGAACCGGCTGAGCCTGCAgctgaggaaaaggagaaagaggaacCAACCTCcggaaagggcaaaggtggaaagaaaggcggcaagggaaagggggggaagggaaaaggaaaggacaaggaagaaaaggaggacaaggaagatgagggtgagggtgcGGGTGTCGAGAGTGTGCTTGACGAATTTTGgcccaagaaggaagctcTAGGGTTGACTAAATG CCATGATCGGATATCAATCTTCACCATCCACTCagttcccatcttcttccagcacTTCGATGGCCCTTTCATCCCGACTCTAAAGCTTTTACATAAGT ATCCTGACATGCTTCCTCATGTTCAGATCGATCGAGGGGCGATCAAGTTTCTTCTAGCT GGTGCGAACATGATGGCCCCTGGTCTCTTGTCTGCCGGGGGTAAACTCCCAGATGGTCTGGAAAAGGATACTATTGTCGCCATCCAAGCTGAAGGTAAGCAGCATGCATGTGGTATTGGTAAGCTCGTGGCGTCAAGTGCCGATATCAAGAAGGCTGGCAAGGGTGTAGCTGTTGAGACCATTTGCTGGATTGG CGATGATCTCTGGAAAGTAGATACCATCGGCCTTTAG